gggtaaaatttcaaaatattcatACACTAAGATTAAAACCTTTCAACTAAAACTCCCCTTTAAAGCCTCTACCGCACATTGGAATGGATGAAGGTAAATACGCTACCCCTCCCGCTTAACTTAAGTGCATACTGATTACAAACTGACTACTAACTCAACTGCTAAGGCAACAGGCTTCCAATGCacgtaacatatatatatacacacacccagcCCTCCCAACAATGTTTTCCCCCAAAGTCCAGTGATGAGTAGTCTGTTGCAGCAGCTCCAGCGGCAGTTCCGTGCTTTTTCTTTAAATCACTAGCGGTTTGCTGCGGTCAGCTGGACGAAGGGCCCTCAGGCTCATTAAGATCATAgtgctaataaaataaagacaaacaaaagagaaatGTAACTACCCAGACACAgcttgtttttacagaaatcactAAGCAGCAGACAAGCAGGTTAgattgctaataataatactgtaacagATTCCGGACGTGGAGGGAAAGAATGAGTCAGAGTGTAAAAATGAACAGGTGCTTTTACTCGGAATGCACACAGGTCAGGAACTGATGACACACTGTGTGTCGCTCCTGTTGTCTTCTGTCTGGGTCTGTGTGTGCCTCGCTCCTTTTCATCTGGCTAGCTAGATAACGCCTTGTGACTGGACAGAGGCCCTACACcgttaaatatgtgtttttgtagctggcagccatcttggctcagtAGAGGAACAGCCTGGAGCCAAGATGACCACTCTCTTCACAGCCAcatgttaattaatttaaattgatttgGTGTGGTATCTTTCTGAGGAGGCTAATGGACCGATTGATCAATTAGCCACCTGGAGAAGAAACCACAGTATTTAAGAACAAAAGAATGTGTGTTTGGTTGCTGAGATGGTTCAGGGAAGGCATGCCAGCCCTAAACAGTAAGAGAGGTTAATTCAGAAGCCGAGATATCCGTGCTTGGGTGCTggtttttcttaaattatttgtttgtttaaattttttgttttgtttgtgaaagaATAAAAGTGCTCAAAGCACTGAACTGCAGCTTTCCGGGTTTGTGTTTTGCTATTGTTGCCCTTGACCAGCCTTGACCGCACACATCTATGCCACATACCTGTTTTATATGCTTGGGTTAAACAATTCCATGTGCAAATGTAGTTAATTCATTGTCAGTCTGATAATTGCAAATGATATACACAGTGAGGAAAggcaaatgcaaaagaaaaacaaatcttagTGATTAAATAAATCAACTCAATACTAAAAACATACACTAGTGACATAATATGAAATAAGTGCAATCAAACAAAAGCTTTAATACATAGTGCAAAATAAGTCAAGTGAATAGTGCACACAAACAATAAGTAacatataaatcaaataaatagtgtatacaaataaaaaatataaaacaacatgtgTACAACATCAGCCTGACCACACTGGCACCTGCGTGTTTCCATTAAtcgggaaggggggggggggttaagcaTTTAGTGCCAGAAAACTGCAGCAGGAAAAACGTTACAGGCACTGGAGCACAAGCCTAGATTCATACACTTTTCTCTGAGTGGGACACATTGTTGATTtagtatttaatttgtttgggcttgtggcaaagtgattaactgtgtgcaggtgcaggaatgcagcagtgattaatgaacagacagacaacaataatccaggtgccatgttattttatttttaaacccaacTGTCTgatgacacacaaacacagtcaatAATAATGGTGATAAGCAATAGTGGCgtgtattgctttattgtaatcaACATgtttgtcccgaaataataacagttccGTTCTTAAgcacccacacgaaacacaaaacaaatacacaagtccacagtgcgtgctaaAGTGCGAATGGTGTAgatacagttatttgtgaaacaaagtgcagtgatgtccagTTAAGTtctggcctgtagtgacagctccggatcatgttagccatctaatacataacaaacagtacaattagacttgataaaacaaacaaacactaaacactcccggTTATTTTACTTTCGTCCTTCAGCAATTCTCTTAATCataaataaaggaacagatcaccaaGCTATGttccctatttgtaccttcagtcatgccCTCTTGGTTAGGGAGTGCAGCTGTTTCTCCTCTAATCcgcagttgccacatcgctttccgtCTGGGGCAATGAGTTAATGTACCGCAGCTGAGCCCGCTTTCTAGATGgacgacttccacctaacccatgcagtccagggcactctgttcactttacactgcaccctcacaggtcagaagggagatgtatcaccaagaatcattctgtctctgtcacatatcccactgctcagagtggagccaaaggaacactcatCTGAATCTACCTTTACCATTACTCCCCCCTACCGGAAAAATAAACCacattttggtgttctttccctgcacagtgaatcatatgatacatgaaaggctgcaatgccagataccactgagttatctgggcattgctgtccttcattgtgtttaaccacttgagtgggacGTTTAATGACCAAACACTCATTTTCGAACgtggagtagttgcgctcccaagggagcatctttttgctgtggtacaatatcgggtgttctactccgtctaccttttgggacaagaacACACCAAAACCAACAtccgacgcatcggtgtggaggatgaatctcttggtgaaatctggtgtgatgagagtgggggcccacagctatgctgtcatacaataaataataaataaacaaaacacacagtggttcGCCATCATCTatgtataaacaaatacaataaacaatacgaaaagcaaataaacaaatacaaaataacacaggggcggagggggagaccccgttctaaaaataagtAGTGTAGatggctgctcgccctgttacaggcctCAATACAGGTCTCAAAGTAACTAGCAACAGTCTTCCCCTGAtagatgtaagaaataccatGTTAAGTTCTATGTTATGTTTCTTATTGATGTATTTGTTGCAGAGGGACAGTTTAATGGTTACACCCTGGTGTACCAGCTGGTAGGAGCTTCTTTCTGTCATCACTGGCACCTGGATAAATGTCTGTCGACTTCTGAACTCACCCTCTGTTgatctctctgcctcacttccaACTCGAAAGCTCTTTGTACAATCAGTTCTATTCAATCAAacccatttttttaaagaattatatCTCCATCCAGGTCCTGcaatagctcttttttttttttcatattaatccTAGAAAAGATTGGTCCATGTAACGCTAACCATGTAACCCTGATCTATCAGTAAAGATatgataaatcaatcaatcaatatttattttatatagcgcctttcatagcggaccaccatcacaaagcgctttacaagatagtgaggaacaatgcataatacattaaatacagtgaaatacagggcatagtacattaaatacaacaaaaaaacaatgcaaatacattaaatataggcataatacattaaataaaaggctaggatgtgaattctaaacattgtggatgcgtgtgtcaagcagaatcataccaataagatggagtgaaaatcctgaaatagcaatttagacaacagctaataacagataccaggcttagagagcattaaaagcaagagagaacaagtgggtcttgagagttgatttgaagcgagcgatagtgggagctgcacgcactaaagctgggagagagttccagagagtcggggccatgaagctaaaagagcgctcttcGAGTGTGGCacgcttttgcttgggtataaccagCAGGCTTGAGTCacaggacctcagcttgcagtcAGGGACATAGCGGAAATAATTGTGAAGGTGCTTTTTTAGTGATTTAAAAGATGGCATAGACAACACTGGCCTCTCATACCTCTCCAGCAACTCTGACTTTGCTAAAGACTTCATCTGGGCCAAATAAATGGTGTTGAATATGGTTCACTTttaacaacatacagtacagtacagtatgtggagGGTTGACGAGAACATTAGACTTAACTAAGTTTGCCATTAGTTGTTTTAGAAGTGCAGATGGGAAGTTTCATGTTTTGTAATAGATAATTACAATGAATGTACCTGTAGGTAATTGAGAAACATATAGATGATATTGACTAATATCATAGATCAGTGGATTTAAActaattgttatttattgtttaagcaacacattttcagatttcataAGGTTTATGATTGTAATGAATCTGTTGCATCTCACTGAATAATTATCATTCACAATATGTGACTCAAGACTGTACAATAACTGTGATCTGattggttctttatttttctaagcCAAgtataaattgcaaaaaaattGAAGCAGTCACAGATCACAAGTAATAAGAGAATATTTTATTACGTTCTACATTGTTCGGGATAAAAGGTAAATCATTTTTGCATTAATTTGACTGTCTTGTATTTAGATTTCTAAGTTTTAATTGTCAGCTtttgtttaaagttatttaaagtgtATAACGGCAagtaaatactattaaaaaaaaaacatggagaaaatatataatataaaacagtgtaCCATAACAATGAGGTTTAAAAGTCTGAACGATCAAACCATGCTAGTCAATACTCACATGCAAATAATGGCCTAACTTGTTAAAGTTTCAGATACTCAATACAGTAATATGTTGTTCGCAGGAccgactttatttttattaattttgtttaatccTACAGGAACGTTTTGCACAATGAGGACTCTGATTCTGGTGATCGGCCTGGTGGGTCTTTGTTCCTGTCTTccggtagagagagagagattcaatATATATAAGATAGAGAGAGACAGTACTGGAAATGCTTACCTTTATTTTAAGAGTATTCACAAATGCTTCAgttgtgaatgaagtgaatggcaTTCACATGGTTTTAACCAGCGTGATTGTAATTTTGTTCAATCCTTTTTACAAGCCTTCTTTATTCAATTACATTTCCTGCAGTTATCAAGATACCAACAATTAAGAAATTAGACACTTTAATATCTTCATTCAAGTTactaatgcatacaaaaaaaagacatttgttatCTAGATTAGTCCAGCCACAGCAAATTGCAATGACATGGTGAAGTGACTTGTGACTTGCTGTTCATgaacattgttttctgtttaaaaggtTTCTGAGGACCACCACATTGAAGAGCGGTCAGCAAGTCATGAGGTGAGTGCAATACAGTATTACTTCTTACCAATGCTTTACACTCAACACACAAGaggcttttaatttaaaacatgcttaATAATACTCTCTGTCACAGACAGAATATAATGGGATTCAATATGGGAAATTCATGATAATCACTTTGGCTAATATGTATAAATTTGAGCAATAATgtagcaatctcattggctaacacgTGCTCCAACCTGTGCAGATCAGCGTCACCGTACAGCACAGCTCGGAACTGGAACCATTCCGCCTGATTGTCGtgacaaccaattcactttgggAGGGGTGGGGGCTGGAGTTTTATAAGTACAATAGTACAATTCAGGGTGTTCAAAGATGGTTAAAAATACACAGGACTATAATAATTGACTATATCTCGTGTTTTTGCTTTCTTCTCACACTGTGATTAATATCAATCACATTTTTCAGTCACAGATGTAAGAACTGTAGATTGGTGTTCACATGTTtagacacaaacacaatacagtatacaGAACACTGGAATGGGCATATTTCTAGTTTTTTATGGTTTTAGTTTTTATGTGCGTTTGAATGCTTATTTTACCAGGTTAGTATAACAGTCTTAAAGGGTTTGATGTATCAGTCAGTTACATAGCAACTTACAAATTCCAACCATTTTCCTCTTTTGAATGAAAGTGCAGATGTATGAACACTCACATATAACAGAATATCCAAGCTTTTTCACCCTCTGATTTAGTCCAttactgctccctcctctcctccttctcaaCAGCCCTCACCGCTGCCAAACACTCTTACTATCAATCTATCATCCTGTCCTCCTCTAACAACCCCCGTTGACTATTTTTCCATCTTTTTCTCCCTCCTCAAACCCCACCCTCCCCAATTCTCATCCTTTACAACTGATGACTTTGCTCCTTCTTATGCTACAAAGTAGATGACATTCAGAAGCTATTCTCCAAaccatctaataataataataataataataataataataataataataataataataatattttatgcatATATGCTTCTTATTTTTCTTCCATAGGGCTTCAGATTCAGACCATATCCACCTCCTTTCAATCCATCCATTCCGTACTATCCATCTTATCCATCCTATCCACCACAAGGGAATGATCTGATTTCTTTACTTACTCTCCTTCGATTGCTTCCTCTTCTGACTCCCGCACCTGCTCCGGCTCCGGCTCCGGCTCCCGCTCCGGCTCCCGCTCCAGCTCCAACACCAGCAGGAGGTTAACGCGATCGGAACAGTTTGAATTATCTTAAATTGTGTTTTGTCAAGACAGACTCTGTTCAGACtgtcaatttattaaaataaatacatttatcaacAGCAGAATCCTCGTGTTAAGTCATTCTGTATTACATTTCCTATATATGTTTTTGTgggttttaaggttttttttttcaaagaaaatgatGAACAAGGGTAATAGCATTGGAAAGGCCACTTACAATGTAATCTAGTGTAACAGGTCTCTCACAGAAAACACTAGTTTTAGACGGCCTTACATATAATTTGGGCTTCTAATTTTCGTTTTTCAccaataaaaactgataaaacacccgGAAAAACTTTGGAAATgtttactcaattcacgttgacgtTACccttttccctttaaaaaata
The sequence above is a segment of the Polyodon spathula isolate WHYD16114869_AA chromosome 2, ASM1765450v1, whole genome shotgun sequence genome. Coding sequences within it:
- the LOC121297243 gene encoding myrosinase-binding protein 2-like, giving the protein MRTLILVIGLVGLCSCLPVSEDHHIEERSASHEGFRFRPYPPPFNPSIPYYPSYPSYPPQGNDLISLLTLLRLLPLLTPAPAPAPAPAPAPAPAPAPTPAGG